A DNA window from Haloactinospora alba contains the following coding sequences:
- a CDS encoding aldo/keto reductase, producing the protein MATPNTPTVTLGDAAVPPIGQGTWYMGERSSDRETEVRALRHGLDLGLSLIDTAEMYGNGGAEKVVGEAVAGRRDEAVLVSKVLPNNAGKRAAKEACERSLGRIGTDYLDLYLLHWRGSVPLSETVAAMQELQQEGKIRRWGVSNLDTADMRDLWEVPGGPECATDQVLYHAGSRGIEYDLLDWCRERDLPVMAYCPLAQGGRFRRDLLSNPAVTGIAAERDATPAQIALAWTIRDGRTVAIPKAARQEHVAENAAAAGIALTAEELTRLDAAFPPPERKQPLDIV; encoded by the coding sequence GTGGCAACACCCAACACCCCGACGGTCACCCTCGGCGACGCTGCGGTCCCGCCGATCGGCCAGGGCACCTGGTACATGGGGGAGCGGTCCAGCGACCGGGAGACCGAGGTGCGCGCCCTGCGCCACGGGCTCGACCTGGGGCTTTCCCTGATCGACACGGCGGAGATGTACGGGAACGGCGGCGCCGAGAAGGTCGTGGGCGAGGCCGTGGCCGGCCGCCGGGACGAGGCCGTCCTGGTGTCCAAGGTCCTGCCGAACAACGCCGGGAAACGCGCGGCCAAGGAGGCGTGCGAGCGCAGCCTCGGCCGGATCGGAACCGACTACCTCGACCTGTACCTGTTGCACTGGCGCGGGTCCGTGCCGCTGTCCGAGACGGTGGCGGCGATGCAGGAGCTGCAGCAGGAGGGGAAGATCCGGCGCTGGGGAGTGTCCAACCTCGACACCGCGGACATGCGGGACCTGTGGGAGGTGCCCGGCGGCCCGGAGTGCGCGACCGACCAGGTGCTGTACCACGCGGGATCGCGCGGGATCGAGTACGACCTCCTCGACTGGTGCCGGGAGCGCGACCTTCCCGTCATGGCCTACTGCCCCCTGGCCCAGGGCGGCCGGTTCCGGCGGGACCTGCTGAGCAACCCCGCCGTGACCGGCATCGCCGCCGAACGCGACGCCACACCCGCCCAGATAGCCCTGGCCTGGACCATCCGCGACGGGAGGACCGTGGCCATCCCGAAGGCCGCACGGCAGGAGCACGTCGCGGAGAACGCGGCCGCGGCCGGGATCGCGCTCACCGCCGAGGAACTGACGCGGCTGGACGCCGCCTTCCCGCCGCCGGAACGGAAGCAGCCACTGGACATCGTCTGA
- a CDS encoding TIGR03621 family F420-dependent LLM class oxidoreductase — protein MTTTRDFRFGVNLQGVDPADTAEYAREAESMGFDVVHTSDHLGQASPFASLGAAAAATTRIRLGTLVVNNEFWNPAVLAREAATIDRLSGGRLELGLGCGHMRSEFDDAGIPWQPHAQRVRRLRDSIAELDRLFAGGQEPLPTQTPRPPVLVGAHGERTLALAAQHADIVGYAGLSQIRGERMGTFRVAGPEETRRRVEFVHRQAGARAERIESNVLVQHVGITDDAEKRAAELAQQYGAPGIDIAADVLENPFVLVGTADEVAAELRANRERFGFSYVTTHGPFRDALAEVIPRLRERENETPGGLR, from the coding sequence ATGACAACCACGCGAGACTTCCGGTTCGGCGTCAACCTCCAGGGCGTGGACCCCGCGGACACGGCGGAGTACGCGCGCGAGGCGGAGAGCATGGGGTTCGACGTCGTCCACACCAGTGACCATCTCGGCCAGGCGTCACCGTTCGCCTCCCTGGGAGCCGCGGCCGCCGCGACCACCCGGATCCGGCTGGGCACCCTGGTCGTCAACAACGAGTTCTGGAACCCCGCCGTCCTGGCGCGCGAGGCCGCCACCATCGACCGGCTGTCCGGCGGCAGGCTCGAACTCGGTCTGGGGTGCGGGCACATGAGGTCCGAGTTCGACGACGCCGGCATACCCTGGCAGCCCCACGCCCAACGAGTGCGGCGCCTGCGGGACAGTATCGCCGAGCTGGACCGGCTGTTCGCCGGCGGCCAGGAGCCCCTGCCGACGCAGACACCGCGCCCTCCCGTGCTGGTCGGAGCGCACGGGGAACGCACCCTCGCCCTCGCGGCCCAGCACGCCGACATCGTCGGCTACGCGGGGCTGAGCCAGATCAGGGGCGAGCGGATGGGAACATTCCGGGTCGCCGGCCCGGAGGAGACACGACGGCGGGTGGAGTTCGTGCACCGGCAGGCCGGAGCCCGCGCGGAGCGGATCGAGTCCAATGTCCTCGTCCAGCACGTCGGTATCACCGACGACGCGGAGAAACGGGCCGCCGAGCTGGCCCAGCAGTACGGCGCCCCCGGCATCGACATCGCCGCAGACGTCCTGGAGAACCCCTTCGTCCTGGTGGGCACGGCCGACGAGGTCGCCGCGGAGCTGCGTGCCAACCGTGAACGGTTCGGGTTCAGCTACGTCACCACGCACGGTCCCTTCCGGGACGCGCTCGCCGAGGTCATCCCGAGGCTCCGGGAGCGTGAGAACGAGACCCCGGGAGGTCTCAGGTGA
- a CDS encoding cytochrome c oxidase assembly protein produces the protein MTSPVTPQAPKRGSGTDTVVVIAVSALASCLIALIIALLGGGAVASRAIPGLPDPGPVTRWGLPVATTATHLLGAFTVGLLLLAAFLLPSDRGGLAAQARGYARGASWSALLWAAAAAATLVFQVSDLTGLPPTQVLGEDITAHASASDQGVGLVAVVLLATGTAFVSRVAHSANGAVAAAAMALGGILPPALTGHAASALNHELAVTGVALHVVAVCVWVGGLAAVTFHGLRGGGEHAPTAVERFSRLALWAYAGVAVGGTASAATRLFGPEELVTTGYGRILLAKIAVFVGLGAIGWAHRRWTVTRILADGGRGGFVRLAGVELTLMAAVMGLATALARTAPPTPEGTPDRVTATLGFPMPPPISAHTLLTLWRPDLFFIVAVLLLGGLYAAGIARLVRRGDRWPWGRALSWALGLLTLVAMLLSGFGTYSMVLFSTHMIQHMVLSMLTPILLVLGAPVTLALRALRPAAVRGDRGPREWLNILLQSRFSQWVTHPVIAAPLFVVSPYALYFTSLFPTLMDNHFGHLAMNVHFLVTGFLFYWVIIGVDPGPRKLPYLLRVVLLLLAMGMHAFFGITIMMQSAPLAMEYYGQFEVPWNDGLAEDQYSGGGIAWAIGEIPTSVVLTALVVQWSRDEERIERRRERHSKRGGSDDADMDAYNAYLQELDRRAREGRR, from the coding sequence GTGACGTCCCCGGTCACCCCACAGGCCCCGAAGCGCGGTAGCGGAACCGACACGGTTGTCGTGATCGCCGTCTCCGCCCTGGCCTCCTGCCTCATCGCCCTCATCATCGCCCTGTTGGGGGGAGGCGCGGTGGCCTCCCGAGCCATTCCCGGGCTGCCCGACCCGGGGCCGGTGACCCGGTGGGGACTGCCCGTCGCGACGACAGCGACCCACCTCCTGGGCGCGTTCACCGTCGGTCTCCTGCTGCTGGCGGCGTTCCTGCTGCCGTCGGACCGCGGAGGACTGGCCGCCCAAGCGCGCGGCTACGCGCGCGGGGCCTCCTGGAGCGCACTGCTGTGGGCGGCGGCGGCCGCGGCGACACTCGTCTTCCAGGTGTCCGATCTGACCGGCCTCCCGCCGACGCAGGTCCTCGGGGAGGACATCACGGCCCATGCGAGCGCCTCCGACCAGGGGGTGGGGCTGGTGGCGGTGGTTCTCCTGGCCACGGGCACCGCGTTCGTGAGCCGCGTGGCGCACTCCGCCAACGGCGCCGTCGCCGCTGCCGCGATGGCGCTGGGCGGGATCCTTCCCCCCGCGCTGACCGGGCACGCGGCCTCGGCGCTCAACCACGAGCTCGCCGTGACCGGAGTCGCGCTGCACGTCGTGGCGGTCTGCGTCTGGGTCGGAGGGCTCGCCGCCGTCACCTTCCACGGCCTGCGGGGCGGTGGCGAACACGCGCCGACAGCGGTGGAGCGGTTCAGCCGGTTGGCCCTGTGGGCCTACGCCGGTGTCGCCGTCGGAGGGACGGCCAGCGCCGCGACGCGCCTGTTCGGCCCCGAGGAGCTCGTCACCACCGGCTACGGGCGGATCCTGCTGGCCAAGATCGCGGTTTTCGTCGGACTGGGCGCCATCGGGTGGGCGCACCGCCGATGGACGGTCACACGAATCCTCGCGGACGGGGGCAGGGGCGGGTTCGTCCGGCTGGCCGGCGTCGAACTCACCCTCATGGCGGCGGTGATGGGGCTGGCCACCGCCCTCGCCCGAACCGCGCCGCCCACGCCCGAAGGCACCCCGGACCGGGTGACCGCCACGCTCGGTTTCCCGATGCCGCCCCCGATCAGCGCGCACACGCTGCTGACCCTGTGGCGCCCGGACCTGTTCTTCATCGTCGCCGTGCTGCTTCTCGGCGGGCTGTACGCCGCCGGGATAGCGCGGTTGGTGCGCCGCGGTGACCGCTGGCCGTGGGGACGGGCCCTGTCCTGGGCGCTGGGGCTGCTGACCCTGGTCGCCATGCTGCTCAGCGGCTTCGGTACCTATTCCATGGTGCTGTTCAGCACCCACATGATCCAGCACATGGTGCTGTCCATGCTCACGCCGATCCTGCTGGTGCTGGGAGCCCCGGTGACCCTGGCGCTGCGCGCGCTGCGGCCCGCCGCCGTGCGCGGGGACCGGGGGCCGCGGGAGTGGCTGAACATCCTGCTGCAGAGCAGGTTCTCCCAGTGGGTCACCCACCCCGTCATCGCCGCTCCGCTGTTCGTGGTCAGCCCCTACGCGCTGTACTTCACGTCGCTGTTCCCGACCCTGATGGACAACCACTTCGGGCATCTGGCGATGAACGTCCACTTCCTGGTGACCGGTTTCCTGTTCTACTGGGTCATCATCGGGGTGGACCCCGGTCCGCGGAAACTCCCCTACCTGCTGCGTGTGGTGCTGCTCCTGCTGGCGATGGGGATGCACGCCTTCTTCGGCATCACGATCATGATGCAGTCCGCCCCGTTGGCGATGGAGTACTACGGCCAGTTCGAGGTGCCGTGGAACGACGGCCTCGCCGAGGACCAGTACTCCGGCGGCGGTATCGCCTGGGCCATCGGGGAGATCCCGACCTCGGTCGTGCTGACCGCGCTGGTCGTCCAGTGGTCGCGGGACGAGGAACGCATCGAGCGCCGCCGTGAGCGGCACAGCAAACGCGGCGGCTCGGACGACGCCGACATGGACGCCTACAACGCCTACCTGCAGGAACTCGACCGTCGGGCCAGGGAGGGGCGCCGGTAG
- a CDS encoding dihydroorotase, protein MPHADRVIRSQRVVTPTGVVPAAVSVSAGRITGVHERAAALSADEETDLGRVALLPGGVDIDVAAHAPGGSLRECYTHTAGAALRGGVTTLVAAPGPAEPAIVDAAALEWHRRAASAAPAHLAFLAGVTGDTTPAGIAELHAAGAAGFYCSLSDGGGPDLPAIPEGQLRSVMAELAAIPAPLLVHPEDGGEMAAHRDGDSSDPAGSRPQRAERRGLERVMAAVRATGAPTHVCPFTAADSAALLEAARAASLPVSAQTCPHYLCLPVGSAPEGGTSPRGRPPLRSEANRQALWSALLARTDPALTAVGSGHCPAAGMATLPWALPALWTEAAQRGRGLADVARWTATNPATLLGLRAKGRIAAGHDADLVAFDTAGRQPVPAESEGPYAARRLSGRVTRTWVAGRRVHPAPDREPGRERAGSPAQGPNPTAGVT, encoded by the coding sequence ATGCCGCACGCCGACCGTGTTATCCGTTCCCAGCGCGTCGTGACCCCGACCGGCGTGGTTCCGGCCGCCGTCAGTGTCAGCGCGGGCAGGATCACCGGCGTTCACGAGCGTGCCGCCGCGCTCAGCGCCGACGAGGAGACCGACCTCGGTCGGGTGGCGCTTCTTCCGGGAGGTGTGGATATCGACGTCGCCGCGCACGCCCCCGGCGGATCGCTCCGGGAGTGCTACACGCACACGGCCGGCGCCGCGCTCCGCGGCGGTGTCACGACCCTGGTGGCAGCACCCGGTCCCGCCGAGCCCGCCATCGTCGACGCGGCAGCGCTCGAATGGCACCGGCGAGCGGCTTCCGCCGCCCCCGCGCACCTGGCGTTCCTCGCCGGAGTCACCGGTGACACCACCCCGGCCGGGATCGCCGAGCTGCACGCGGCCGGCGCCGCGGGGTTCTACTGCTCCCTGTCGGACGGGGGCGGGCCGGACCTCCCCGCCATACCCGAGGGGCAGCTGCGGTCGGTGATGGCCGAGCTCGCCGCCATACCCGCCCCGCTGCTGGTCCACCCCGAGGACGGCGGGGAGATGGCTGCCCACCGTGACGGGGACTCGTCCGACCCCGCCGGGTCCCGGCCGCAGCGTGCGGAACGGCGGGGGCTGGAACGGGTCATGGCGGCCGTACGCGCGACCGGTGCGCCCACGCACGTCTGCCCGTTCACCGCGGCCGACTCCGCCGCCCTGCTGGAAGCGGCACGAGCCGCCAGCCTACCGGTCAGCGCCCAGACCTGTCCGCACTACCTCTGCCTGCCGGTCGGCAGCGCCCCGGAAGGCGGAACGTCCCCGCGGGGACGCCCGCCGCTGCGTTCCGAGGCGAACCGGCAGGCCCTGTGGAGCGCCCTGCTCGCGCGTACCGATCCGGCGCTCACCGCCGTCGGGTCCGGCCACTGTCCCGCCGCCGGAATGGCGACGCTCCCCTGGGCGCTTCCGGCGCTGTGGACCGAAGCCGCACAGCGCGGCCGCGGCCTGGCCGATGTCGCCCGGTGGACCGCGACGAACCCCGCCACGCTCCTCGGGCTGCGCGCCAAGGGCAGGATCGCCGCCGGCCACGACGCCGACCTGGTCGCTTTCGACACCGCCGGCCGGCAGCCCGTCCCGGCGGAGTCGGAGGGTCCGTACGCGGCGCGCCGGCTCTCGGGGCGGGTCACCCGGACCTGGGTAGCGGGACGCAGGGTCCATCCCGCACCGGACCGGGAGCCCGGTCGGGAACGCGCCGGCTCCCCGGCTCAGGGGCCGAACCCCACCGCCGGGGTTACATAG
- the ald gene encoding alanine dehydrogenase encodes MRIGVPREIKNHEYRVAIAPAGVHELVMRGHSVAVERDAGIGSSISNEEFTAAGARILDSADDVWAEGDLILKVKEPVPEEHHRMREGQILFTYLHLAASQPCTDALLERGVTGIAYETVQLPDGSLPLLAPMSEVAGRLAPQVGATTLQRPNGGRGTLMGGVPGVRPTRVTVVGAGVSGMNATQIAVGMGADVTLLDLDVAKLRHAEELYRGRVRTVVSNAFELERTALESDLLIGAVLVPGAKAPKLVSNELVSRMKPGAVLVDIAIDQGGCFADSRPTTHDAPTFEVHDTVFYCVANMPGAVPNTSTHALTKDTLRYTVALADKGWNRALNDDPVLAGGLNTHAGELTNEAVARAHGRTYRTVAETLAETA; translated from the coding sequence GTGCGCATCGGCGTCCCCCGCGAAATCAAGAACCACGAGTACCGCGTCGCCATCGCTCCGGCCGGCGTCCACGAGCTGGTCATGCGCGGCCACTCGGTCGCCGTCGAACGTGACGCCGGCATCGGGTCCTCCATCTCCAACGAGGAGTTCACCGCCGCCGGCGCGCGCATCCTCGACAGCGCCGACGACGTGTGGGCCGAAGGCGACCTCATCCTGAAGGTCAAAGAGCCCGTTCCGGAGGAGCACCACCGGATGCGGGAGGGGCAGATCCTGTTCACCTACCTGCACCTGGCGGCGTCCCAGCCGTGCACCGACGCGCTCCTGGAGCGCGGGGTGACCGGTATCGCCTACGAGACCGTGCAGCTCCCCGACGGCTCGCTGCCGCTGCTGGCGCCGATGTCCGAGGTCGCCGGACGGCTGGCCCCGCAGGTCGGCGCGACGACGCTGCAACGCCCCAACGGGGGGCGGGGAACGCTGATGGGCGGGGTTCCCGGGGTGCGCCCCACGCGGGTCACCGTCGTCGGAGCCGGGGTGTCCGGGATGAACGCGACCCAGATCGCTGTGGGCATGGGCGCCGACGTCACCCTGCTCGACCTGGACGTGGCCAAGCTGCGGCACGCGGAGGAACTGTACCGCGGCCGGGTGAGGACGGTGGTGTCCAACGCCTTCGAGCTGGAGCGCACCGCCCTCGAGTCGGACCTGCTCATCGGCGCGGTGCTCGTCCCCGGCGCGAAAGCCCCCAAACTGGTCAGCAACGAGCTGGTCTCCCGGATGAAACCCGGTGCGGTGCTGGTGGACATCGCGATCGACCAGGGAGGGTGCTTCGCCGACTCTCGCCCCACCACGCACGACGCGCCCACGTTCGAGGTGCACGACACGGTCTTCTACTGCGTCGCGAACATGCCGGGGGCGGTACCCAACACCTCGACCCACGCGCTGACCAAGGACACGCTGCGTTACACGGTCGCCCTGGCGGACAAGGGGTGGAACCGCGCGCTCAACGACGACCCGGTGCTCGCCGGCGGTCTCAACACCCACGCCGGGGAGCTCACCAACGAGGCCGTGGCCCGGGCGCACGGGCGCACGTACCGCACCGTCGCCGAGACACTCGCCGAGACGGCGTGA
- a CDS encoding class I SAM-dependent methyltransferase: MARRELWTGSVPRRSPFAFPRGFSGRLAGRIMARTNRARNTEVSEALEIGPQELVLEVGHGPGLLLRDLARRTGEPVTGVDPSPEMVAMARERNADLVREGRLRLRTGSACATGAATDSVDLVLSMNTIAMWPRLDDGFAEFLRVLRPGGRVVVTWHRRPRRFALTPEELGTIAAAMRRRFCSLERVVLRESVMFRAVAPPGTTAAGNG; encoded by the coding sequence ATGGCGCGACGCGAACTGTGGACGGGATCGGTTCCGCGCCGGAGCCCGTTCGCGTTTCCCCGCGGATTCTCGGGGCGTCTCGCCGGCCGGATCATGGCCCGCACCAACCGCGCCCGCAACACCGAGGTCAGCGAGGCCCTGGAGATCGGGCCCCAGGAACTCGTCCTGGAGGTGGGACACGGCCCGGGGCTCCTCCTGCGCGACCTGGCGCGGCGGACCGGGGAGCCCGTGACCGGGGTGGACCCTTCCCCGGAGATGGTCGCGATGGCCCGGGAGCGCAACGCCGACCTGGTACGTGAGGGTCGGCTCCGCCTCCGCACCGGTAGCGCCTGTGCCACCGGTGCGGCCACCGACTCCGTGGACCTCGTCCTGTCGATGAACACCATCGCGATGTGGCCCCGCCTCGACGACGGGTTCGCCGAGTTCCTGCGGGTGTTGCGGCCGGGTGGCCGGGTCGTGGTCACCTGGCACCGCCGCCCGCGCCGGTTCGCCCTCACACCGGAGGAACTCGGGACGATCGCGGCGGCGATGCGGCGCAGGTTCTGTTCGCTCGAACGGGTCGTCCTGCGCGAGTCGGTCATGTTCCGCGCCGTCGCGCCACCGGGAACAACGGCCGCCGGTAACGGTTAG
- a CDS encoding enolase C-terminal domain-like protein has product MSRTEPAATTRIVGIEAFLVRLPLVHARARKSASRDRPRFARHALVRVTDRDGAAGWGEVPDVDTALWQALVEEHGPALLRHSWKRPTEVEDAFTGLGDLPAVRAGLDTACWDLWSGKRGTPLSHALGGNRTAVTAGVTLARQPSEESLVREVNRHVGSGFQRVRLDVEPGWDVEPVRAVQERFPFLVLQANAEGRYTEETADLEALRALDSYGLLAIEQPFPAPDLAAHARLRRELRTPVALNTSVASLADLDEAIRQEAGGALNVRMSRLGGLTQARRAHDRAVDAGWDVWCGSDGESGLGRASLVALASLPGVTLPSEMPGAGGRFSRETAQPPVRAQDGVVPVPLTRPGAGHDVDRKALDALTERSATVGSPAG; this is encoded by the coding sequence GTGTCACGCACGGAACCGGCGGCAACCACCCGGATCGTGGGCATCGAGGCCTTCCTGGTGCGGCTTCCCCTGGTCCACGCCCGGGCCCGGAAGAGCGCGTCCAGGGACCGGCCGCGTTTCGCCCGGCACGCTCTGGTCCGGGTGACCGACCGGGACGGCGCGGCCGGCTGGGGGGAGGTTCCCGACGTCGACACCGCGCTGTGGCAGGCGCTCGTGGAGGAGCACGGCCCCGCCCTGCTCCGGCACTCCTGGAAGCGTCCCACGGAGGTCGAGGACGCGTTCACCGGCCTCGGTGACCTTCCCGCCGTTCGCGCGGGACTGGACACCGCCTGCTGGGACCTGTGGAGCGGGAAGCGCGGAACACCGCTCTCCCACGCCCTGGGGGGAAACCGCACCGCCGTCACGGCGGGGGTGACCCTCGCCCGCCAGCCCTCCGAGGAGTCCCTGGTCAGGGAGGTCAACCGGCACGTCGGCAGCGGGTTCCAGCGGGTCAGGTTGGACGTCGAACCGGGATGGGACGTGGAACCGGTACGCGCGGTGCAGGAACGCTTCCCGTTCCTCGTGCTCCAGGCCAACGCCGAGGGACGCTACACGGAGGAGACGGCGGATCTGGAGGCGTTGCGGGCGCTGGACAGCTACGGCCTGCTCGCCATCGAACAGCCCTTCCCCGCGCCGGATCTGGCGGCGCACGCCCGGCTTCGCCGCGAACTCCGCACACCGGTGGCGCTGAACACCTCGGTCGCCTCCCTCGCGGACCTGGACGAAGCGATCCGCCAGGAAGCCGGCGGCGCGTTGAACGTCCGGATGTCGCGGCTGGGGGGCCTGACCCAGGCCCGGCGCGCGCACGACCGCGCTGTGGACGCCGGATGGGACGTGTGGTGCGGTTCGGACGGGGAGTCCGGCCTCGGGCGGGCGAGCCTGGTCGCGTTGGCCTCGCTGCCCGGCGTCACCCTGCCCAGCGAGATGCCCGGAGCGGGCGGACGGTTCAGCCGGGAGACCGCGCAACCGCCGGTCCGCGCGCAGGACGGTGTCGTTCCCGTTCCGCTGACTCGGCCGGGGGCGGGGCACGACGTGGACCGGAAGGCACTGGACGCACTCACGGAGCGTTCCGCCACGGTGGGCAGTCCCGCCGGTTGA
- a CDS encoding MaoC family dehydratase, with the protein MRTFADVSELVAAQGEHLGHSDWLTVTQERIDQFAEATGDHQWIHVDRERAASGPFGTTIAHGYLSLSLLPLLASQVYTLRRQPSMGINYGLNKVRFLQPVVCGASVRDGIELTGVEETSQGQLLTMKHHLEISGEERPALVAESLSLVVP; encoded by the coding sequence ATGCGGACGTTCGCTGACGTATCAGAGCTCGTGGCCGCCCAGGGCGAACACCTGGGCCACAGCGACTGGTTGACCGTGACCCAGGAGCGCATCGACCAGTTCGCGGAGGCCACCGGCGACCACCAGTGGATCCATGTGGACCGGGAACGGGCCGCAAGCGGACCCTTCGGCACGACGATCGCGCACGGCTACCTCTCCCTCTCCCTGCTCCCCCTCCTCGCCTCCCAGGTCTACACCCTGCGTAGGCAACCGAGCATGGGCATCAACTACGGCCTGAACAAGGTCCGTTTCCTGCAGCCGGTGGTGTGCGGGGCCAGTGTCCGGGACGGCATAGAGCTCACGGGGGTGGAGGAGACCTCCCAGGGGCAGCTGTTGACGATGAAGCACCACCTCGAGATCTCCGGTGAGGAACGCCCCGCTCTGGTAGCCGAGTCCCTCTCCCTCGTCGTCCCCTGA
- a CDS encoding NAD(P)-binding protein: MVRDRRDSGSSDRELGMDARIDRRDFFDGVAALAVGGAATAAFSGCAPEKRDFSISPSRPDPYPTSDYPPGMTGLRGNTDAALSIPHTLRDGRLGNVTNTESVTDTGEHYDLVVVGAGISGLAAAYFYRKRNPGATVLILDNHNEFGGHARRNEFHPQGRDQVLIGYGGTQAIDTPSIYSDVAMGLLRELGIDVSRFNEYFDREFYGSFGLAEEGDAVFFTAEDFDRDHLAVRAPHMSTREWLADAPISQAGLEDLAALLEEPRDWMPGLSDSEKKERLAGMTYTEYLSDVAGLGPEAVAFCGTLTSDEWAVPASDWSALDAWGDDLPGFEGLGLDASEAYPLNSYSIRRFWHYEDPYIHHFPDGNASIARLLVHRLVPNAVPDADTLDMDSVVLAEFDYSELDRQDNEVRIRLEAPCTELRHDGMPDSAERVNVTYYQDGELRRASGSHVVMAAWHVMGQYILPEAPSPQREAMKDASKQPLLYGNVVVRNWRPWVELGIRHIRFTSGDWAVAQLDFPVSMGGYEHSQSPDEPIVIQMISAPSPPDSAPAKAAISARHDLLNRPFDSYERSIRETLNRALGDGGFDAKRDIEAITVNRWAHGYAREYARPYDRFWPYERTPAEVARRPFGRISIANSDAAPNAYTDIAIDEAHRAVTELLDGQR; encoded by the coding sequence ATGGTCCGCGATCGGCGTGACTCCGGCTCCAGTGACCGGGAACTCGGGATGGACGCCCGGATCGACCGGCGTGACTTCTTCGACGGGGTCGCGGCCCTCGCCGTCGGAGGCGCCGCGACGGCCGCCTTCTCCGGTTGCGCCCCCGAGAAGCGGGACTTCTCGATCAGCCCCAGCCGCCCCGACCCCTACCCGACCAGTGACTATCCGCCCGGTATGACCGGACTGCGCGGCAACACCGACGCCGCCCTGAGTATCCCGCACACCCTCCGGGACGGGAGGCTCGGCAACGTCACCAACACCGAGTCGGTCACCGACACGGGGGAGCACTACGACCTCGTGGTCGTGGGCGCGGGGATCAGCGGCCTCGCGGCGGCGTACTTCTACCGCAAGCGCAATCCCGGCGCCACCGTCCTCATCCTGGACAACCACAACGAGTTCGGCGGACACGCCCGGCGAAACGAGTTCCACCCGCAGGGAAGGGACCAGGTCCTCATCGGGTACGGCGGCACGCAGGCCATCGACACCCCGTCCATCTACAGCGACGTGGCCATGGGACTGCTACGGGAGCTGGGGATCGACGTCTCCCGGTTCAACGAGTACTTCGACCGGGAGTTCTACGGTTCGTTCGGGCTCGCCGAGGAGGGCGACGCGGTGTTCTTCACCGCCGAGGACTTCGACCGCGACCACCTGGCCGTACGGGCCCCGCACATGTCCACCCGGGAGTGGCTCGCCGACGCGCCGATCAGCCAGGCGGGGCTGGAGGACCTGGCCGCGCTGCTGGAGGAGCCCCGGGACTGGATGCCCGGCCTGAGCGACAGCGAGAAGAAGGAACGGCTCGCCGGGATGACCTACACCGAGTACCTCAGCGACGTCGCCGGGCTGGGTCCCGAAGCGGTCGCGTTCTGCGGGACGCTCACCAGCGACGAGTGGGCCGTTCCCGCCTCGGACTGGAGCGCGCTGGACGCGTGGGGCGACGACCTCCCCGGATTCGAGGGCCTGGGGCTCGACGCGTCCGAGGCCTACCCCCTCAACTCGTACTCGATCCGGCGGTTCTGGCACTACGAGGACCCCTACATCCACCACTTCCCGGACGGGAACGCGAGCATCGCCCGGTTGCTGGTGCACCGGCTCGTCCCCAACGCCGTACCCGACGCGGACACCCTGGACATGGACAGTGTCGTCCTCGCCGAGTTCGACTACTCCGAACTGGACAGGCAGGACAACGAGGTACGGATCCGTCTGGAGGCGCCCTGTACCGAGCTGCGGCACGACGGCATGCCGGACAGCGCCGAGCGGGTGAACGTCACCTACTACCAGGACGGGGAGCTGCGCCGGGCGAGCGGCTCGCATGTCGTCATGGCGGCCTGGCACGTGATGGGACAGTACATCCTGCCGGAGGCTCCCAGCCCGCAGCGGGAGGCGATGAAGGACGCGTCCAAGCAGCCGCTGCTCTACGGCAACGTCGTGGTGCGGAACTGGCGCCCCTGGGTCGAGCTGGGTATACGCCACATCCGGTTCACCAGCGGCGACTGGGCGGTGGCCCAGTTGGACTTCCCGGTGAGCATGGGCGGCTACGAGCACTCGCAGTCCCCGGACGAACCGATCGTCATCCAGATGATCAGCGCGCCCTCACCACCGGACAGCGCACCGGCCAAGGCCGCCATCTCCGCCCGGCACGACCTCCTCAACCGCCCGTTCGACAGTTACGAGCGCAGTATCCGCGAGACGCTGAACCGGGCGCTGGGCGACGGCGGGTTCGACGCCAAGCGCGACATCGAGGCGATCACGGTCAACCGGTGGGCGCACGGCTACGCACGCGAGTACGCTCGCCCCTACGACCGGTTCTGGCCCTATGAGCGGACCCCGGCGGAGGTCGCGCGGCGCCCGTTCGGCAGGATCAGCATCGCGAACTCCGACGCCGCCCCCAATGCCTACACCGACATCGCCATCGACGAGGCGCACCGTGCCGTCACCGAGCTGCTGGACGGGCAGCGGTAG